The Gilliamella apicola genome window below encodes:
- a CDS encoding PA3715 family protein: MKNTQKLLLLITLSFPMVSNADCEKWIDYLLEKYHSSRESDKAICKIWPADESKTIVVLPFPNDIEGTIFYDLDVLLVDTQSGELIAHNWQQDAFVSDAIELNNFEIDTARYQLNNESRAFGVRANSANRSRYVPISQQVINLYVQQNEKLNLVVNNLMLNNSGGEWYDCDGEYNSRNAVLLLGKNTTNNYKDLIVSYNEQKEIGKKNSEGECIEEITKSAKRKYTLRYNGVEYPLPKPVY, encoded by the coding sequence ATGAAAAACACCCAAAAATTACTATTACTCATCACTCTTAGCTTTCCTATGGTGAGTAATGCTGACTGTGAAAAATGGATTGATTATTTACTTGAAAAATATCATTCTTCTCGCGAGAGTGATAAGGCAATTTGTAAGATCTGGCCTGCTGATGAAAGTAAAACGATTGTGGTTTTACCGTTTCCTAATGATATTGAAGGGACAATTTTTTATGATCTTGATGTGTTGCTTGTGGATACGCAAAGTGGTGAATTAATTGCTCATAATTGGCAACAGGATGCGTTTGTTAGTGATGCTATTGAATTAAATAATTTTGAAATCGATACGGCTCGTTATCAACTTAATAATGAATCTCGAGCTTTTGGTGTTCGTGCCAATTCTGCAAATCGTTCCCGTTATGTTCCTATTTCTCAACAAGTAATTAATCTTTATGTGCAACAAAATGAAAAATTGAATCTCGTTGTTAACAACTTAATGCTAAATAACTCTGGTGGTGAATGGTATGATTGTGATGGTGAATACAATAGCCGTAATGCTGTTTTACTATTAGGGAAAAATACGACCAATAATTATAAAGATCTGATTGTCTCATATAATGAACAAAAAGAAATTGGTAAAAAAAATAGCGAAGGGGAATGTATTGAAGAGATAACTAAATCAGCAAAAAGAAAATACACATTACGTTATAATGGTGTTGAATATCCTTTACCCAAACCAGTATATTAA